TTCTCTTTGGGGAAAGTAGTATAAGCATGATAGGTAGCTATTGCGCCGATTATCGGCGTCAACATCCCTAAAGTCAAGAAAACATCATCCGCGATCGCCAAAAATATCGTTACTGATAAAAATAAAATAGCAGCGAGCGATTGGTGATTGTAAAGTTGACCTAAACCTGGTAAAATTCGCGTTAGGAAAACTGCAAACCAAGGATTTTTATTATTTCTCGGTATTTTCTCCTCTCGAAAATTATCTTGGAAAACTGAAGCATGAGCATCAAAAATATTGACTAAGTAAAGAGTCGCGATCGCCAATAATAAGCCAATGCCTGTTAGTGTGTTTCCTCTAGCATCTAAAAATGACCACAAGGCAAAACTAACTAAGATTAACTGACTCAATAAAAAGAAGATTCCTTTTGTGTCTTTTCGAGCATAAAATTGTCCCAGTCCCGGAAAAAACATCGAAAGATTAACTGCTAACCACGAATCTTTTTTCTTCATTTTTTTTACCAGTTAGTTAGCCAGAAAATTATTTACCAAATGAAGGGAATTAAGCGCGCTGTTTTTTCTTGATAATCGGTGTAATCAGGATATTTTTTTGCCATTGAATCTTCCTTTTGAGAGATGCGTTGAAGGTAGAGAAGCAAAATTACTGCCGGAACTAAATATGCCCACAGAGAACCTGCGACAATGCTAAAACTAAGATAACGTAATAAATCGCCGAAGTAGTTGATATGGCGAGCAAAACGCCAAATATTATCGACAATTAAATCAGCGCCATATTGCTTAGCAGTTAGCTTTTGCACGTCCGCGATCGCGTTAATTAAACTCCCGAAAATGAATAAAGGTAAAGCGAAGCTACACGCTATAAATCCCAAAGGTTCCGGGTTGGTAAAAGCTAAATAACCTGGTAAACTGTAAAAAACTCCGACAAATAACACTATGGAAATAAATACCTTAGTATCCGCAGGTTCATTAAAAATTATTTCTCGGCGCTGAGGATAAATCCCTTGTTCGATTAACCACCACAAACAGTAACTGATGTGCAAGCACAAATAAACTACTTGACGCCAATCTCGTACGCCAAAAATAATGCTTAAGGTAATCAAAATCAAAATTGTCAGGATTTTAGCCACATTAATCGCTGTAAGTTGAGTTATTGGTTGAATACTAACTGAGTTGGTATTTTCCATTTCCATACCTGCATGACTAAATTCGCTACAGATTAATTTTAGTTTAAATTTCTCATAGCCAGGCAATGCGATCGGTTAGTTGCTAAAATCCAAAGATAATTTTCGAGATTGAGCCTTACCTGAGAGAATCCTAATCCCCGCGATCGCTATGCGAGCCAAGTCTGCTAGATTTGTTTTGACTGTAATTGAGGGGTCTTACCCCTAGGATAAATAAGGGCAATCTATTATAAACTAATGAAATGAAAAAATTATTTAATTATAGCAGATTTATGTTCTCAACATCCCACATTTTGACCGGGCTGAAATTATTAATAATTATGGTAAATAACTGTCAGTTTTTTTGTGTCCTAGACAACAAACGAAACTCCTAGTTTGTTCTAAGATAAAATTTTAGATACGATTAGGGTTATGACTAAGAAAACTCGAAGGCTACAAAAAGCGATTATCGCTGGATCGGCTCTCGGTTTATTAGCGCTAGGCACAACGATTGCCCTAGTTAGCCTTAAACCCTTATACAAATATCTTAAGCAAGAAGAAGAAAGAAAATTACTGGTTAGCGCTAAAAACTATTCTCTAGCAATCGAACAGTGGTTCGATCGTGCTAGAGATGTAAGCTTTCAAATATCGAGACGGAGCAAACTGCGCAAAAGTTTATCAGCTTATAATAACAACCAAATAACTCTTAGCGAATACGAATATTTAAATAAAGCTCAGTTAGCAGATGCACTAAATGAATCAGTAGTTGGTATTAGCCGTTTTGATGCTAAAGGTAACTTAGTAGTACAGGTAGGAATACCAATTCCCCAATCATCTTGGCAACTTCCTACTGGGGAAGATGAGAAATCTTTAATTACAGGTCCGCTACAAATTGGCGAAGAATTTTATTTAGTAGTTAGTACCTCAATAGTTGACGAAAAACGTCAAGGGACAAATATAATTTTATTTCGACTCTCAAATTGGCAAGAAACGATCCTCGAAAATTCAGAGTCAGGTAAGTCGAGAAAAATAATTTTTGGCAAAGTAGAAGCAAATAATACCGATTTGTTCGTTCCTTTTGCCGAGCGAAAAATAAAGATAACCGTCCAAGAATTGCGGCAAACTACAGCAGTTCATCAAGCACTATTAAAAGCAAGTCAAGGCAAAGAAGGGACTTTGTGGTGCGATATTGGCAAGTATTTTATTGCCTACAGTCCGATAAATCAAAGTAATTGGGACATTATCGTCGCTCAAGAAAAAAACGAGTTATACGCTCCAGTTTACAAGCAAATTTTCAACGTGGGCTGTTCGATTGTAATTTTAATTACTATTGGAATAACGAGTATTGTCTTTATTCTCCGTTCCCTAACAGGCAGAATGCAAAACGAAATTAAAGAACGCCTCAAAGTAACAGCAGCTTTACGGAAAGAAAGAGATTTTACCAAAACTTTATTTGAAGCAAATCCGGCTTTTTTTGTTGCCCTCGATGCCAAAGGCAAAGTTATTTTAATGAATCCAGCAATTCTCAATGCTCTAGAATATAGATTAGACGAAGTAACAGGAAAAGATTACTTATCTACCTTTGTTCCCCAAGAAGAACAAAGATCGGTGAAAACAAATTTCAAAAAAGTAATTCAAGAAAAAAAATCGAGTTGCCAAGAAAACCATTTATTAAAAAAATCGGGAAGTAAAATTTTAGTAGAATGGCACGGACGAGCAATTTTCAATTCTGAAACTAACGAACAAGAATTCTTTTTTGGTGTGGGAACCGATATAACAGAACGCAAACGAGTTGAAGAAGAAATTAGGCTTTTGCAAAGAATTACTCAAGCAGTTTTATACGCAGAAGATTTTAATTCAGCTTTAGAATTAGCACTATTTATGCTTTGCGATGCTGCTGGTTGGGCATTAGGAGAAGCCTGGATTCCTAACGATGAAAAAACCCAGCTTGAATGCAGTCCAGTATGGTATTCTCCTCATTTAAGTCTGAAACAATTTCGCCACATAAGCGAAAATTTAGAGTTTCCACCGGAAGTGGGTTTGCCAGGAAGAGTATTTTCTGCTCAGAAACCAGAGTGGATAGAAGACGTTTCTCACGAGTCGAAGAAAATTTTTCTTCGCGCTCAGATCGCCGGAGAATGCGGATTGAAAGCAGGTTTGGGAGTGCCAATTATTTCTCACCAAAAAGTGCTAGCGGTACTGGTATTTTTTATGTTTACCGCTCAAACCGAAGACCAACGTTTAGTGAAAGTAGTTTCTTCAGTAGCGATGCAGTTAGGTTCAGTATTCGAGCGCAAACAAGCAGAAGAAAAGTACCGTCGCTTGTTTGAAAATTCAATTGAAGGTATTTTCCAAATTACTCCGAAAGGAGGCTGGTTGAATATAAATACTGCGTTGGCAAAAATGTTAGGTTATGCTTCACCAGCAGAAATTAAATCGAAGCTAACTAATATTGAAGAGCAATTATATGTGGAGCCAAATTGCTATCTTGAGTTTCAACGTTTAATGAAAGAAGAAGGGATTGTATCCAGCTTTGAAGCGCAGTTTTATCGCCAAGATGGAAATCTGATTTGGGTACTGATGAACGCTCGTGCAGTTTATAACGATCGCGGCAAAATTAGCTATTATGAAGGCTCGATTATCAATATCAGCGATCGCAAAGAAAAAGAAGAACACCTGCGCTACCATGCTTCTCACGATGGTTTGACGCAATTGTGGAGTCGTAGCTTTTTCCTCGAACGAGTAGAACAAGCAATTGCCTGTGTACACCAGCAGCAAGACTATCGCTTTGCAGTGCTTTTTCTCGATGTCGATGGTTTTAAATTAGTTAATGATAGTTTAGGACATATCGTCGGCGATCGGTTGCTGGTGGCGATCGCGCAACGATTGCGCCAATGCTTGCGAGGTGGCGATACCTTAGCCAGACTGGGAGGCGATGAATTTACTATTTTAGTCGCTCGACTCCAAGATCTTAACGATGCGATCGCGATCGCAAGACGAGTAAAAGCCGCGTTTCAGCCTCCGTTTGCGATCGCGGGTCAGGAAATCTATGCTGGAGTTAGTATTGGCATCGTTGAGGGTAATTCCAACTACCAAAAGCCCCAAGAACTACTGCGCGATGCTGATACCGCCATGTATCGAGCTAAACGACAAGGTAAAGGAGGTTACGCCATCTTCGATGCTACCATGCGCGTTGAGGCGATCGAACGCTTGGAGTTAGAAACAGATTTACGACGAGCGCTAGAAAGAAATGAGCTAGAGGTTTATTATCAACCGATTGTCAGTGTCTCGACTGGTAAAATTACCGGATTTGAAGCCTTGCTACGCTGGCATCATCCTCAACGAGGTATGATTTCTCCAGGACAATTTATTCCTGTAGCAGAAGAAGCTGGTTTAATTAGTTTAATTGGTGAATGGGTACTGCGGGAAGCTTGCAGACAAACTGCTTTGTGGAATCAACGATTTTGCGCTCGTGGTAATCACAGCCAAAGCAAATCTGCGTCTTTACAAATGAGTGTCAACCTTTCCGTGCAACAATTTACCAGCGACTTAAGCAAAATCGTTGCCGACATACTCGCCGAAACAGGTGTAACCGGACGAGATGTAAAGTTAGAAATTACTGAAACAGCACTAATGGCAGATCCCAATTCCGCGATCGCCATTTTACGAAAATTAAAAGAGCAAGAAATCTTACTTTGTCTCGATGATTTCGGTACGGGTTACTGCTCTTTAAGTTATCTCCACACTTTTCCGATCGATATCTTAAAAATTGACCGCTCCTTCGTCAGCAGAATTCACAATAATGGCGAAATCGTGCGGACGATCGTTAGTTTAGCCCACAATCTTAACCTCGATGTCATTGCTGAAGGAGTTGAATCAATCGAGCAACTGCAACAGTTACAACTTCTCAATTGCAAATACGCTCAAGGTTACTTTTTTTCCAAACCACTGAACAAAGATGCTGCTACAGTCTTATTAGCCCAGCAAAAAATGAGCGAAGCTGGAGCTAGGTAATTAGATTATCGAGGTGGGAACGCGAAATCAAACTTATTTTTCGGGAACGGGAACGCGATCGCTTTTTCGCAGCAAAAGTACCATACCTCCAATCGCGAGAAAGCCAATTCCCCACCAAAGAGAATTACCAGGCAGAATTTTGAGCAAAAGTGTGACTATTCCTGATGTAATCAGCGACGAAGCAATTGTGGTTCGATATTTCATTGTTAATAAAACTTTTTCGATGTCTATCCTCTGTTGTGACTAAATTCTAGTTAGGAAATTAACCCATCACCTCCATCGAGAGAGATAATACCCAACAGAGCCGGGGCAGCCATAGGCGGCAGCCCCTACGAAAAAAATTAGCGTTGCGGAAGATCCCTCGCCGCAGTATTACCCACCACGTGCAAACGTTGAGAAACAATTGTCATCCCATCACCGCGAATTAAAATCGCCGAAACCCAGCGATCGCCAGGTTTATCGGTAATCCTGCCCACCTTGAAAATACCTCCAGCCGGAAGCAAATCTAACTCCAACTCCGTAGGTTCGAGATAGCGATCGCTACTCACTTGTTCTTCGATCGCCGTTCCCATCAATAAATCATCTGCCAAAGGTTCAGTAACGATCGCATCAAAATTAAAAGGCTCGCCCAAACGCACTTGCTCTGGTAAATTCAATGTCACCTGGGGTGGATTATTGCCCGCAGTAACCTTCGTTGTTTCCGCCAAAATTTCCTGAGCAACAATTTCCTCGTTTTGAAAACGCTGGCGCGAGCGCAAAATAGATTCTATCCTCACCATTCTGCCATCTCGCATTACCGAACCATTCACATAAGTAATCGTTTCTGCAACAATTGCCTCACCTTCCCGCTCCCAAGACACCAATTCCGTGCGATAGTTTAATCTCGGATACTGTTCCCACAGTTTTTTCAGAGTTGCCATTAACTCTTGACGATTCAACTCATCAGAATTAGTGAAACTCGAACTGTAAAACTCCTCGATCCTTTCCAAATCGCGATCGTTTGCCGCCGCTTCAATTTCACTAATTGCCTCGCGGAGTTCGGGTGGCGCACTTGCCGCATCCGCCGCCACACTCACA
This Oscillatoria salina IIICB1 DNA region includes the following protein-coding sequences:
- a CDS encoding DUF1295 domain-containing protein, with translation MPGYEKFKLKLICSEFSHAGMEMENTNSVSIQPITQLTAINVAKILTILILITLSIIFGVRDWRQVVYLCLHISYCLWWLIEQGIYPQRREIIFNEPADTKVFISIVLFVGVFYSLPGYLAFTNPEPLGFIACSFALPLFIFGSLINAIADVQKLTAKQYGADLIVDNIWRFARHINYFGDLLRYLSFSIVAGSLWAYLVPAVILLLYLQRISQKEDSMAKKYPDYTDYQEKTARLIPFIW
- a CDS encoding EAL domain-containing protein produces the protein MTKKTRRLQKAIIAGSALGLLALGTTIALVSLKPLYKYLKQEEERKLLVSAKNYSLAIEQWFDRARDVSFQISRRSKLRKSLSAYNNNQITLSEYEYLNKAQLADALNESVVGISRFDAKGNLVVQVGIPIPQSSWQLPTGEDEKSLITGPLQIGEEFYLVVSTSIVDEKRQGTNIILFRLSNWQETILENSESGKSRKIIFGKVEANNTDLFVPFAERKIKITVQELRQTTAVHQALLKASQGKEGTLWCDIGKYFIAYSPINQSNWDIIVAQEKNELYAPVYKQIFNVGCSIVILITIGITSIVFILRSLTGRMQNEIKERLKVTAALRKERDFTKTLFEANPAFFVALDAKGKVILMNPAILNALEYRLDEVTGKDYLSTFVPQEEQRSVKTNFKKVIQEKKSSCQENHLLKKSGSKILVEWHGRAIFNSETNEQEFFFGVGTDITERKRVEEEIRLLQRITQAVLYAEDFNSALELALFMLCDAAGWALGEAWIPNDEKTQLECSPVWYSPHLSLKQFRHISENLEFPPEVGLPGRVFSAQKPEWIEDVSHESKKIFLRAQIAGECGLKAGLGVPIISHQKVLAVLVFFMFTAQTEDQRLVKVVSSVAMQLGSVFERKQAEEKYRRLFENSIEGIFQITPKGGWLNINTALAKMLGYASPAEIKSKLTNIEEQLYVEPNCYLEFQRLMKEEGIVSSFEAQFYRQDGNLIWVLMNARAVYNDRGKISYYEGSIINISDRKEKEEHLRYHASHDGLTQLWSRSFFLERVEQAIACVHQQQDYRFAVLFLDVDGFKLVNDSLGHIVGDRLLVAIAQRLRQCLRGGDTLARLGGDEFTILVARLQDLNDAIAIARRVKAAFQPPFAIAGQEIYAGVSIGIVEGNSNYQKPQELLRDADTAMYRAKRQGKGGYAIFDATMRVEAIERLELETDLRRALERNELEVYYQPIVSVSTGKITGFEALLRWHHPQRGMISPGQFIPVAEEAGLISLIGEWVLREACRQTALWNQRFCARGNHSQSKSASLQMSVNLSVQQFTSDLSKIVADILAETGVTGRDVKLEITETALMADPNSAIAILRKLKEQEILLCLDDFGTGYCSLSYLHTFPIDILKIDRSFVSRIHNNGEIVRTIVSLAHNLNLDVIAEGVESIEQLQQLQLLNCKYAQGYFFSKPLNKDAATVLLAQQKMSEAGAR
- a CDS encoding nuclear transport factor 2 family protein, with amino-acid sequence MSIVQLFKLSPMGNFGTLQQIFLTNKSGQWSSCFRRAMTKAAITSSISVLLSLGLGTVSVAADAASAPPELREAISEIEAAANDRDLERIEEFYSSSFTNSDELNRQELMATLKKLWEQYPRLNYRTELVSWEREGEAIVAETITYVNGSVMRDGRMVRIESILRSRQRFQNEEIVAQEILAETTKVTAGNNPPQVTLNLPEQVRLGEPFNFDAIVTEPLADDLLMGTAIEEQVSSDRYLEPTELELDLLPAGGIFKVGRITDKPGDRWVSAILIRGDGMTIVSQRLHVVGNTAARDLPQR